From a single Phacochoerus africanus isolate WHEZ1 chromosome 11, ROS_Pafr_v1, whole genome shotgun sequence genomic region:
- the LOC125110585 gene encoding olfactory receptor 52B2-like, with the protein MSSCNTSIPQPLVFVLAGIPGLDSSQGWFSVPFFLVFVIAVIGNATILCIVQMEKSLQEPMFLLLAVLSAVDLSLVTVTVPRMLGIFWMNAKEISFSACLTQMFFIPLFYVMESGTLLAMAFDRFVAIWHPLRYTTVLSNNVLVKIVLAVVARAVAVLTPAPILAKRLGRFQTHVVAYSYCAYMAVVQIACGDVSDHIAYGLMVLVASVGFDLFFIILSYGLILRAVCRRPSWEARGKALSTCGSHLCVIALFYSPVVFSVLAQILGYRMAPYLQIIIDNLYFLVPPMVNPLIYGARTKQMREWVLRTFHCHSE; encoded by the coding sequence ATGTCCTCTTGCAACACCTCCATCCCTCAGCCCTTGGTGTTTGTCCTGGCTGGAATTCCTGGCCTGGACTCTTCCCAGGGCTGGttctctgtgccttttttcttGGTGTTTGTCATTGCAGTCATTGGCAATGCCACCATCTTGTGCATCGTCCAGATGGAGAAGAGTCTTCAGGAGCCCATGTTTCTCTTGTTGGCCGTGCTGTCGGCTGTTGACCTGTCTCTGGTCACGGTCACGGTGCCCCGCATGCTGGGTATCTTCTGGATGAATGCCAAGGAAATCAGCTTCAGTGCCTGCCTCACGCAGATGTTTTTCATCCCTTTATTTTATGTCATGGAGTCTGGGACCCTCCTGGCTATGGCTTTTGACAGATTTGTGGCTATCTGGCACCCTCTGAGATATACAACCGTCCTTTCTAACAATGTGCTTGTGAAGATAGTCCTGGCCGTCGTAGCCAGGGCAGTGGCGGTGCTGACGCCAGCACCCATCCTGGCAAAAAGACTGGGACGTTTCCAAACTCACGTCGTTGCTTACTCTTATTGCGCCtacatggctgtggtgcagatagCCTGCGGAGACGTCTCTGATCACATCGCCTACGGCCTTATGGTTCTTGTAGCATCTGTGGGATTTGATCTGTTTTTCATCATTCTGTCATATGGGCTGATCCTTCGTGCCGTCTGCCGGAGACCCTCTTGGGAGGCACGGGGCAAAGCCCTCAGCACATGTGGCTCTCATCTTTGTGTCATTGCTCTCTTTTATTCTCCTGTTGTCTTTTCTGTCTTGGCCCAGATCTTAGGCTACCGTATGGCTCCCTATCTGCAGATTATCATTGACAATCTCTACTTCTTGGTGCCTCCCATGGTCAACCCTTTAATTTATGGGGCCCGGACCAAGCAAATGCGGGAGTGGGTGCTACGGACCTTTCACTGTCATAGTGAGTGA